In a genomic window of Pseudomonas mohnii:
- a CDS encoding amino acid ABC transporter permease: MNYQFDFNFLQGNFGLLWDGLKVTLQLALVSNIVGLVLGFGLCLLTLSRWFFLRWPAQMFIEFFRCTPVLLQIVWFFYCVPMLFNVFIDPITMGVLALGLNLTAFNAEAYRAGVQAVPHEHLDASVALGLRPWQRTLYVILPQALRTAIPVLMTNGISILQQSALVAIVAVGDLMYVGKSIATEAYRPLETYSLIALIYFALSLPIAQFVQWLERRQDTALAR; encoded by the coding sequence ATGAACTACCAATTCGATTTCAACTTTCTGCAGGGCAATTTCGGCCTGCTGTGGGACGGGCTGAAAGTCACCCTGCAACTGGCGCTGGTGTCGAACATCGTCGGCCTGGTGCTCGGTTTCGGTCTATGCCTGCTCACCTTGAGTCGCTGGTTTTTCCTGCGCTGGCCGGCGCAGATGTTCATCGAGTTCTTCCGTTGCACACCGGTGTTGTTGCAGATCGTCTGGTTTTTCTACTGCGTGCCGATGCTGTTCAACGTGTTCATCGACCCCATCACCATGGGCGTGCTCGCCCTGGGGCTGAACCTCACCGCATTCAATGCAGAAGCCTATCGGGCCGGCGTGCAGGCGGTGCCCCATGAACACCTCGATGCCAGCGTGGCCCTGGGCCTGCGCCCATGGCAACGCACGCTCTACGTGATTCTCCCGCAGGCGCTGCGCACGGCCATTCCGGTGTTGATGACCAATGGCATCTCGATTCTTCAGCAGAGTGCGTTGGTGGCCATCGTCGCCGTGGGCGACCTGATGTACGTCGGCAAAAGCATCGCCACCGAAGCCTACCGACCGCTGGAAACCTATTCGCTGATCGCACTCATCTACTTCGCGCTGTCGTTGCCCATCGCTCAGTTCGTGCAATGGCTGGAACGCCGTCAGGACACCGCGCTCGCGCGCTGA
- a CDS encoding winged helix-turn-helix domain-containing tetratricopeptide repeat protein → MPFVFEDYLLDEERRELTLRGQVVAVGPQVFDLLLLFVNNPDRVMSKDDLLQAVWNGRIVSESTITSHINAVRKAIGDTGEEQRLVRTVARKGYRFVGQIKVSGNGETQQPQRTVIDEHSAPAAKAMPPSLLLPDKPSITVLPFQNLSGDPEQEYFADGIVEDLIAALSRIRWLFVIARNSSFTYKGRTVDAKGVSQELGVRYLLEGSVRKCGEKVRITGQLIDATSGTHIWAERFEGTLNDLFELQDQITESVVGAIAPQLERAEIERAKRKPTESLDAYDYYLRAMAKLHNGTREALDEALPLFYKAIELDPEFASAYGMAAWCHFWRKINGWMTDRTQEIAEGIRLGRMAVTLGRDDAVALTRGGHALGHLTGDVDGGIALLDRARLLNPNLAPAWFLGGILRALRGETDAAIEHLAHAVRLSPLDPEMFRMQIGMALAHFFAGRFDLATQWAEKALGNLPGFLPPVAVIAASHALSGRMDKARLAMQRLRELDPALRLGNLKDWLPIQRPEDSARFVDGLRLAGLPE, encoded by the coding sequence TTGCCATTCGTGTTTGAAGACTACCTGCTCGATGAGGAGCGCCGGGAACTGACCTTGCGCGGGCAAGTCGTGGCCGTCGGGCCGCAGGTTTTCGATCTGTTGCTGCTGTTCGTCAACAACCCTGATCGCGTCATGAGCAAGGACGATCTGCTCCAGGCGGTGTGGAACGGCCGGATCGTCTCGGAATCGACGATCACCAGCCACATCAATGCAGTGCGCAAAGCCATTGGCGATACCGGTGAGGAACAGCGCCTGGTGCGCACGGTCGCCCGCAAGGGATACCGCTTCGTCGGCCAGATCAAGGTCAGCGGGAACGGCGAAACGCAGCAGCCGCAACGGACGGTCATCGATGAGCACTCGGCCCCAGCAGCGAAAGCAATGCCCCCCTCCTTGCTCCTCCCTGACAAACCCTCGATTACCGTCTTGCCCTTCCAGAATTTGAGCGGCGATCCGGAGCAGGAGTATTTCGCCGACGGCATCGTGGAAGATCTGATCGCGGCCCTGTCGCGTATCCGTTGGCTGTTCGTCATCGCGCGCAATTCAAGCTTCACCTACAAGGGGCGGACGGTGGACGCCAAGGGCGTCAGCCAGGAATTGGGCGTTCGCTACCTGCTGGAGGGCAGCGTGCGCAAGTGCGGGGAAAAAGTGCGCATCACCGGGCAACTCATCGACGCGACGAGCGGGACGCATATCTGGGCGGAACGCTTCGAAGGCACGCTCAACGACCTCTTCGAGCTACAGGACCAAATCACCGAAAGCGTCGTCGGCGCCATCGCGCCGCAACTGGAACGGGCAGAAATCGAACGCGCCAAGCGCAAACCGACGGAAAGCCTGGACGCCTACGACTACTATCTGCGCGCAATGGCAAAACTGCACAACGGCACCCGGGAAGCCCTCGATGAGGCGTTGCCGCTGTTCTACAAGGCCATCGAGCTCGATCCGGAATTTGCATCGGCCTATGGCATGGCAGCCTGGTGCCACTTCTGGCGCAAAATCAATGGCTGGATGACTGATCGGACGCAAGAGATCGCCGAGGGCATACGACTTGGGCGTATGGCGGTGACGCTTGGCCGGGATGATGCGGTCGCGTTGACCCGAGGTGGACATGCATTGGGCCATCTCACCGGTGATGTGGACGGCGGCATTGCCTTGCTCGACAGGGCGCGCCTGCTCAATCCCAACCTCGCCCCCGCTTGGTTCCTGGGTGGCATCCTGCGTGCACTGCGCGGTGAAACGGACGCCGCCATCGAGCATCTGGCCCATGCCGTTCGCTTGAGTCCGCTGGATCCGGAAATGTTCAGGATGCAGATCGGAATGGCGCTCGCGCATTTTTTCGCCGGACGCTTCGATCTCGCGACGCAATGGGCGGAAAAGGCGCTGGGCAATCTGCCCGGTTTCCTGCCCCCGGTGGCAGTGATCGCGGCCAGTCATGCCCTCAGCGGACGAATGGATAAAGCGAGGCTGGCGATGCAGCGTCTCCGGGAGCTGGATCCCGCTTTGCGCCTCGGCAACCTGAAAGACTGGCTGCCGATCCAGCGACCCGAAGATTCCGCGCGCTTCGTCGATGGACTGCGGTTGGCCGGATTGCCTGAATGA
- a CDS encoding MFS transporter: MATVIPIPEAHEQPAYWSGVFAMTLCVFALIASEFMPVSLLTPMADDLHVTEGLAGQGITISGAFAVLTSLSIPWLAGAVNRKTLLLALTGMMAVSGVVVAMAPDYQTYMVGRALIGVVIGGFWSLSAATAMRLVPASQVPKALAIFNGGNALATVIAAPLGSYLGAVIGWRGAFFSLVPVAAIALVWLWASLPVMEAGERTSGSANVFRLLRHRAVALGMAACAAFFMGQFVLFTYLRPFLETVTMVDVSTLSLILFVMGAAGFIGTLMVGSFLRRGLFRTLATIPLLMAVIALALIPFGASVVAIVMLLGFWGLVATAAPVGWWSWIAQVLPRNAEAGGGLMVAVIQLAIALGSTVGGLLFDRHGYQSTFVASAAVLLLAALLTYLTSGSKAPRGA, encoded by the coding sequence ATGGCCACTGTTATCCCGATACCTGAGGCCCATGAACAACCCGCGTACTGGAGCGGGGTGTTTGCAATGACGCTCTGCGTTTTCGCGTTGATCGCTTCGGAATTCATGCCTGTCAGCCTGCTGACGCCGATGGCCGATGATCTGCATGTCACCGAAGGGCTGGCCGGGCAGGGCATCACGATCTCCGGTGCGTTCGCGGTACTGACCAGCCTGTCGATCCCCTGGTTGGCTGGAGCCGTCAACCGCAAGACGCTGTTGTTGGCCCTGACCGGGATGATGGCTGTATCCGGTGTCGTGGTCGCAATGGCGCCTGACTATCAGACATACATGGTTGGCCGTGCGCTCATTGGGGTGGTCATCGGTGGTTTTTGGTCCCTGTCCGCTGCAACGGCCATGCGCCTGGTGCCCGCCAGCCAGGTGCCCAAGGCCTTGGCCATCTTCAACGGTGGTAACGCGTTGGCGACTGTGATCGCCGCACCGCTGGGCAGCTACCTGGGGGCGGTCATTGGCTGGCGCGGTGCTTTCTTCTCTCTGGTACCTGTAGCGGCGATCGCCCTGGTTTGGCTGTGGGCCAGTCTGCCGGTCATGGAGGCGGGTGAGCGCACGTCGGGCTCCGCCAATGTCTTCAGACTGTTAAGGCACCGTGCCGTGGCGTTGGGCATGGCCGCCTGTGCTGCTTTTTTCATGGGGCAGTTCGTGTTGTTTACCTATCTGCGGCCGTTCCTCGAAACAGTGACGATGGTTGATGTCTCTACGCTGTCGTTGATCTTGTTCGTGATGGGCGCAGCGGGCTTTATCGGCACCCTGATGGTCGGTTCGTTCCTGAGGCGCGGCCTGTTCCGGACACTCGCGACCATTCCCTTACTGATGGCAGTGATCGCCTTGGCGCTGATCCCCTTTGGCGCCTCGGTCGTTGCCATTGTCATGTTGCTCGGATTCTGGGGACTCGTGGCTACGGCGGCGCCTGTCGGCTGGTGGAGTTGGATAGCGCAAGTCCTGCCCAGGAATGCCGAGGCCGGAGGTGGCCTGATGGTGGCGGTGATTCAGTTGGCCATCGCTTTGGGCTCGACCGTTGGCGGCTTGCTGTTCGACCGTCATGGCTATCAAAGCACTTTCGTGGCGAGCGCAGCGGTGCTGTTGCTGGCGGCACTCCTGACTTATTTGACATCGGGTTCCAAGGCGCCCCGGGGCGCCTGA
- a CDS encoding transporter substrate-binding domain-containing protein — protein MARFLPRTIRNMLVCASAIGALLTQVPAQAADVSLWKDIQKAGVLRCGAAVAAPYVMRDARSGEYSGYFVDLCRDFGERVLKVKVEFVDTNWDNLVAGLQGGKWDMAMALNQTPERALAVSFSVPATDYQVSLLINKDNPKLASAGNTIGDFDKPDVTFAVMSGTAQDKAISGVIKQGKIMRLPGMDEVRMAVMSKRADVLVDASDTNHLFAVANPGWTKEVLPKPALAKQGVAFGVRRDVSAADLQTLNIYLAQRRETGEIDALVDKASQLANADKTPQ, from the coding sequence ATGGCTCGGTTCCTTCCTCGCACCATCCGCAACATGCTCGTTTGTGCATCCGCTATCGGCGCGCTGCTCACCCAGGTCCCGGCCCAGGCGGCTGACGTTTCACTGTGGAAAGACATACAGAAGGCCGGTGTTTTGCGCTGCGGGGCCGCGGTTGCCGCGCCCTACGTCATGCGCGATGCGCGTTCCGGCGAATACAGCGGCTACTTCGTGGACCTGTGCCGTGACTTTGGCGAGCGGGTGCTGAAGGTCAAAGTCGAGTTCGTCGACACCAACTGGGACAACCTTGTGGCGGGGTTGCAAGGGGGCAAATGGGACATGGCCATGGCGCTCAACCAGACGCCTGAGCGCGCACTGGCGGTGAGTTTTTCAGTGCCGGCCACGGACTATCAGGTCTCGCTGCTGATCAACAAGGACAACCCGAAACTGGCCAGTGCCGGCAACACCATCGGCGACTTCGACAAACCTGATGTGACCTTCGCCGTCATGTCCGGTACCGCTCAGGACAAGGCCATTTCGGGCGTCATCAAGCAGGGCAAGATCATGCGCCTGCCGGGTATGGACGAAGTGCGCATGGCCGTGATGTCCAAGCGCGCCGACGTGCTGGTCGATGCCAGCGACACCAATCATCTGTTCGCCGTGGCCAACCCTGGCTGGACCAAGGAGGTGCTGCCAAAACCCGCGCTGGCCAAACAGGGTGTGGCGTTTGGGGTGCGCCGGGACGTGAGCGCCGCCGATTTGCAGACGCTGAATATCTACCTCGCCCAGCGCCGCGAGACCGGTGAAATCGACGCCTTGGTCGACAAGGCTTCGCAACTGGCCAACGCCGACAAAACCCCTCAGTAA
- a CDS encoding DUF4337 domain-containing protein: MPEEFEVPSPHEQHIEHTTHHAHARGDSFASRIAVMTAIMATVGAMMSYQAGSTESEAAMDKNNAAIQKTEAANEWNYYQAKSSRQNLSELASHLPGLDSAHYAAEARRYGEQKEEARKKAEVLEQGAREWDEKSELVLHQHHRWAQAMTAIQIAISLAAITLLTRKEWLKRVSFGAAGVGVMLGSLAWLHL, encoded by the coding sequence ATGCCCGAAGAGTTCGAAGTTCCAAGCCCACACGAGCAACATATTGAGCACACCACCCATCATGCGCATGCACGAGGCGACAGCTTTGCCAGCAGGATTGCGGTGATGACGGCGATCATGGCGACCGTCGGCGCCATGATGAGTTATCAGGCCGGCTCAACGGAGAGTGAGGCGGCCATGGACAAAAACAACGCTGCCATCCAGAAGACCGAAGCCGCCAACGAGTGGAATTACTACCAGGCCAAGTCCAGCCGGCAGAACCTGTCGGAGCTGGCGAGCCATCTCCCAGGGCTGGATTCCGCCCACTATGCCGCTGAGGCGCGGCGCTACGGGGAGCAGAAAGAGGAGGCGCGCAAGAAGGCCGAAGTCCTCGAGCAAGGGGCACGCGAGTGGGACGAAAAGTCAGAGCTGGTGCTGCATCAGCATCATCGCTGGGCCCAGGCAATGACGGCGATCCAGATAGCCATTTCGCTGGCGGCCATTACCTTGCTGACGCGTAAGGAATGGCTCAAGCGGGTCTCGTTCGGGGCCGCCGGTGTTGGCGTCATGTTGGGTTCACTGGCCTGGCTGCACCTCTAA
- a CDS encoding formylglycine-generating enzyme family protein: MLVRKRRFGITIVCAGIVLACVAFAGYRHIRGPEPLTLGDGKNGPLEMVWLPGGEFLMGSDHKQARPNEGPAHKVRLDGYWIDRYDVTNADFARFIAQTHYVTTAERKPRWEDLKVQLPPGTPEPDDSELVPGALVFVGTDRPIPLNDFSQWWAFVPGADWRHPLGPDSTIEGKETHPVVQVSREDVQAYAAWAHKRLLTEAEWEYAARGGLEQANYAWGNDFSPGGEKMANTWDEIQPFPVTGPSNTFKIGTKPVGSYRPNAYGLYDMSGNVWQWVADWYRADAFSVGLKRQPAGEAAVNPVGPSDSYDPELGVTAHAPQRVIRGGSFLCSDSYCTSFRTSARQGADPMNSMSHLGFRLAMSHDQWEKNR; this comes from the coding sequence ATGCTCGTCAGGAAACGGCGTTTCGGTATCACCATCGTCTGCGCCGGGATCGTGTTGGCTTGCGTGGCGTTTGCGGGTTACCGGCACATTCGCGGCCCCGAGCCGTTGACGCTGGGTGATGGAAAGAATGGCCCCTTGGAAATGGTCTGGCTTCCTGGTGGCGAGTTTTTGATGGGGAGCGATCATAAACAGGCTCGCCCCAATGAGGGGCCGGCGCACAAGGTACGACTCGACGGGTATTGGATCGACCGCTACGACGTCACCAATGCCGATTTCGCCCGGTTCATCGCTCAAACGCATTACGTCACCACCGCCGAGCGCAAACCCCGATGGGAAGATCTGAAAGTCCAACTGCCGCCGGGTACGCCTGAGCCAGATGACAGCGAACTGGTGCCTGGCGCATTGGTTTTTGTCGGCACAGACAGGCCAATCCCACTTAATGATTTCAGCCAGTGGTGGGCATTTGTCCCGGGGGCCGACTGGCGTCACCCGCTGGGGCCAGACAGTACAATCGAAGGCAAGGAAACCCATCCTGTTGTTCAGGTTTCACGTGAAGATGTGCAGGCGTACGCCGCATGGGCGCACAAGCGCCTGCTTACAGAGGCTGAATGGGAGTACGCCGCAAGAGGCGGGCTGGAACAAGCGAATTATGCATGGGGGAATGACTTCTCACCCGGGGGAGAAAAGATGGCGAATACCTGGGATGAAATACAGCCGTTTCCCGTGACCGGACCCAGTAACACATTCAAAATTGGCACCAAGCCGGTCGGCAGTTATCGACCTAACGCCTATGGACTCTACGACATGTCCGGGAATGTTTGGCAATGGGTCGCCGACTGGTATCGTGCCGACGCGTTTAGCGTTGGGCTCAAGCGTCAACCGGCGGGCGAAGCAGCGGTAAACCCGGTGGGGCCTTCCGACAGCTATGACCCCGAACTTGGGGTGACGGCCCATGCACCGCAGCGTGTCATCCGAGGCGGATCTTTTCTGTGTAGCGACAGTTACTGCACGAGTTTTCGAACCAGTGCCAGGCAGGGCGCAGACCCTATGAATTCCATGTCGCATCTCGGCTTTCGCTTGGCGATGAGTCATGACCAATGGGAAAAGAACCGTTGA
- a CDS encoding DUF2986 domain-containing protein, with protein MNRQKKLKQLFKAKAKKASAKLAPVKKNKYISKADRLKLAAEASVDSSTPSES; from the coding sequence ATGAATCGTCAAAAGAAACTAAAGCAGTTATTCAAGGCAAAGGCCAAAAAGGCGAGCGCCAAACTGGCACCGGTAAAAAAGAACAAATACATCAGTAAAGCCGACCGCTTGAAGCTGGCTGCCGAAGCCAGTGTCGACTCAAGCACGCCCTCTGAGAGCTGA
- a CDS encoding cupin domain-containing protein produces the protein MVTRYLLAAAFAALSIGTASAAEPPPGKVTVVFDRPIPNIPGKSMKGVVVEYGPGAASPSHTHPKTAFIYATVLEGAFRIKVKGQPEKIYHVGENFVEEPGSVHEVSANASDTEPARLLAVFVLDTDEKTLVTPIKK, from the coding sequence ATGGTTACCCGATATCTATTGGCTGCGGCTTTCGCAGCACTTTCAATCGGCACAGCGTCGGCCGCCGAGCCGCCCCCCGGCAAGGTGACCGTCGTGTTTGACCGGCCCATTCCCAACATTCCGGGCAAGAGCATGAAGGGCGTGGTCGTTGAGTATGGGCCGGGCGCCGCGTCGCCATCCCACACCCATCCGAAAACGGCCTTCATCTATGCAACGGTGCTGGAGGGCGCGTTTCGCATCAAAGTCAAAGGCCAGCCGGAAAAGATCTACCACGTCGGAGAAAACTTCGTAGAAGAGCCGGGTTCCGTACACGAAGTCAGCGCCAACGCCAGCGACACCGAACCGGCACGCCTGTTGGCCGTGTTCGTCCTCGACACTGACGAAAAAACGCTCGTCACCCCCATCAAAAAGTGA
- a CDS encoding LysR family transcriptional regulator, with product MVRRNLNDLLSFVTVAREGSFTRAASLLGVTQSALSQAISGLEARLQIRLLTRTTRSVSPTVAGERLLQAIGHRFDEIEAELDVLTELRDKPAGLVRITCGDHVLRKTLLPKLTPLLHQYPDIKVEFDVDYGFRDIVADRFDAGVRLGDTIDKDMIAVPIGPPLRMAVVATPAYFATRAIPKNPRDLMDHNCINQRMQTSGGLYVWDFERRDKQLNVRVNGQLTFNTSVHIVEAALAGLGIAYLPEEEFSPHLQEGRLMRVLEDWCPPFAGYYLYYPSRRQPSPAFSLVSNALREGV from the coding sequence ATGGTCAGAAGGAACCTCAACGATTTACTGTCCTTTGTCACCGTGGCGCGAGAAGGGAGTTTCACCCGCGCCGCCTCGCTGCTGGGTGTGACCCAATCGGCGCTGAGTCAGGCGATCAGCGGCCTGGAAGCGCGCCTTCAGATCAGGTTACTGACACGTACCACGCGCAGCGTCTCGCCTACGGTCGCTGGCGAGCGGCTGTTGCAGGCCATCGGCCACCGCTTCGATGAAATCGAAGCGGAACTGGATGTACTGACAGAACTGCGCGACAAGCCAGCCGGCCTGGTACGCATCACCTGCGGCGATCACGTCCTGCGCAAAACCCTGCTGCCCAAACTCACCCCATTGCTGCACCAATACCCGGATATCAAGGTCGAGTTCGACGTCGATTACGGATTCAGAGACATCGTGGCGGATCGCTTTGATGCCGGGGTTCGGTTGGGCGACACCATCGATAAGGACATGATTGCCGTGCCCATAGGACCACCGTTACGAATGGCTGTGGTTGCCACACCCGCCTACTTTGCCACCCGTGCCATTCCGAAAAACCCACGGGACTTGATGGACCATAACTGTATCAACCAGCGCATGCAGACATCCGGCGGGCTTTACGTATGGGACTTTGAGCGGCGCGACAAGCAATTGAACGTGCGCGTCAACGGACAACTGACGTTCAACACCTCTGTCCACATCGTGGAGGCGGCGCTGGCGGGACTGGGCATTGCCTACCTGCCCGAAGAGGAATTTTCACCCCATCTTCAGGAAGGCAGGCTGATGCGAGTACTGGAAGACTGGTGCCCCCCGTTCGCTGGATACTATTTGTACTACCCCAGCCGACGGCAACCCTCTCCGGCGTTTTCGCTTGTTTCCAATGCGCTGCGCGAGGGCGTCTAA
- a CDS encoding sensor domain-containing diguanylate cyclase: MDQILSLLSDTIPKAQTLEQLTRPLLALLSQVTGMESTYLTTIDTDEGVQRIEFARNVGEMVIPEGLVVPWTDTLCKRALDENRMYSDNVADCWSDSQAAAALGIRTYVSAPIRSQDGQVLGTVCAASSDQVTCSAEVEPLLMLLSGLLGYSLERGLLVERLQAANAELTKLALTDPLTGLSNRRAILNDAARLFALAQRENKYILMGVIDLDGFKSINDTHGHLAGDQLLRGVAAQLQHGLRASDIIGRTGGDEFIVIALGTPCEHSAPANDRQHAAELLQDRLSRATIGRYALGDGVGDIQYTGASVGVVAVIPGSVTVDEATKLADRQMYKVKQQRNRQRL, encoded by the coding sequence ATGGATCAGATTCTTTCCCTTCTCTCCGATACCATTCCCAAAGCCCAAACCCTTGAGCAGCTGACGCGTCCCTTGCTGGCCCTGCTCAGCCAGGTAACCGGTATGGAGTCGACCTACCTGACGACCATTGATACCGACGAGGGTGTCCAGCGTATCGAGTTCGCACGCAACGTCGGTGAGATGGTGATTCCCGAAGGGCTGGTGGTGCCTTGGACAGATACCCTGTGCAAGCGGGCGCTGGACGAGAATCGCATGTACTCGGATAACGTTGCCGACTGTTGGAGTGATTCGCAGGCTGCCGCGGCCCTGGGTATCAGAACTTACGTGAGCGCGCCCATCAGATCCCAGGATGGCCAGGTGCTGGGGACGGTATGTGCCGCCAGCTCGGATCAAGTGACTTGCTCTGCTGAAGTGGAACCCTTGCTGATGCTGCTCTCAGGGTTGCTGGGGTATTCCCTTGAACGAGGGCTGCTTGTTGAGCGGCTCCAGGCCGCCAACGCCGAATTGACCAAACTGGCCCTGACAGATCCGCTAACCGGCCTGTCCAACCGGCGTGCCATTTTGAACGATGCCGCGCGCCTGTTCGCCCTGGCCCAGCGGGAGAACAAGTACATCCTGATGGGGGTCATCGATCTGGATGGCTTCAAGTCCATCAACGATACCCACGGCCACCTGGCTGGAGACCAGCTACTGCGCGGTGTGGCCGCCCAACTGCAGCATGGCCTCAGAGCCAGCGACATCATCGGGCGTACGGGAGGAGATGAGTTCATCGTGATCGCCTTGGGCACACCGTGCGAGCACTCGGCCCCGGCAAACGACAGGCAACATGCCGCCGAGCTACTTCAGGATCGCCTGTCCAGGGCGACGATAGGGCGATATGCGCTGGGTGACGGTGTTGGTGACATTCAATATACCGGCGCGAGTGTCGGGGTCGTGGCAGTGATACCGGGCAGCGTGACGGTGGACGAGGCCACCAAGCTGGCAGATCGCCAGATGTATAAGGTGAAGCAGCAGCGAAACCGACAACGGTTGTAG
- a CDS encoding amino acid ABC transporter ATP-binding protein, which produces MKASNLAAVPSRPLHACETKSSEFIQLRDVYKSYGENLVVMDHLDLDMRADDRLVIIGPSGSGKSSLLRVMMGLESIQGGTIRFQGKPYIDGNARGKGKPMDCSLQTQVGMVFQHYTLFPHLSVLGNLILAPMKVHGLSRTQATEKARALLARLGLESKLNVYPSQLSGGQKQRVAIARALMLEPKLMLFDEVTSALDPEMVIEVQNVMLQLAEQKMAMIIVTHDMHFARHIATRVVFCANGKVVEQGHPDQLFTQPREPRTREFLEKVLHLD; this is translated from the coding sequence ATGAAAGCTTCCAATCTGGCGGCGGTGCCGTCACGGCCTCTGCACGCCTGCGAAACGAAGAGCAGCGAGTTCATCCAGCTGCGCGATGTCTACAAGTCCTACGGCGAAAACCTGGTGGTCATGGATCACCTGGACCTGGATATGCGGGCCGACGATCGCCTGGTGATCATTGGCCCAAGCGGCAGCGGCAAAAGCTCTTTGCTGCGAGTGATGATGGGGCTTGAGAGTATTCAAGGCGGGACCATCCGCTTTCAGGGCAAGCCTTACATCGACGGCAATGCCCGGGGCAAAGGCAAGCCGATGGACTGCTCGCTGCAAACCCAGGTGGGCATGGTGTTCCAGCACTACACCTTGTTTCCGCACCTGTCGGTGCTGGGCAATCTGATTCTGGCACCGATGAAGGTGCACGGCCTGTCCCGGACGCAGGCCACCGAAAAGGCCCGGGCGTTGCTGGCGCGGCTCGGCCTGGAAAGCAAGCTCAACGTCTACCCCAGCCAATTGTCCGGCGGCCAGAAGCAGCGCGTGGCGATCGCCCGGGCGCTGATGCTGGAACCCAAGCTGATGCTGTTCGATGAAGTCACCTCGGCGCTCGACCCTGAAATGGTCATCGAGGTGCAGAACGTCATGCTGCAACTGGCCGAACAGAAGATGGCGATGATCATCGTCACCCACGACATGCACTTCGCCCGCCATATCGCCACCCGCGTGGTGTTTTGCGCCAACGGCAAAGTGGTCGAGCAAGGCCATCCCGACCAGTTGTTCACTCAGCCCAGGGAACCGCGCACCCGCGAGTTCCTGGAAAAAGTGCTGCACCTGGACTGA
- a CDS encoding SDR family oxidoreductase, giving the protein MKIVVIGGSGLIGSKLVKNLRERGHDVLAASPSTGVNSITREGLAQAMDGADIVVDVANAPSWEDQAVLEFFETSSRNLLAAEAAAGVGHHVALSIVGTERLPENGYFRAKVAQESLIKASGIPYSILRATQFFEFVGGIADSFAVGEELHVSPALIQPLASDDVVAALTDVVLAAPLNGTVEVAGPEAMPIDELVRRFLRATRDTRRVVPDVHARYYGAVLDDQSLTPGQHPRLGAIRFEDWLARSMAEAGR; this is encoded by the coding sequence ATGAAAATCGTCGTCATCGGAGGCTCCGGCCTCATCGGATCAAAACTTGTGAAGAACCTGCGCGAGCGTGGCCATGACGTGCTCGCAGCCAGCCCCAGCACGGGCGTCAATAGTATCACCCGCGAGGGCCTGGCCCAGGCGATGGATGGTGCCGACATCGTCGTCGACGTGGCGAACGCGCCGTCGTGGGAGGACCAGGCCGTCCTCGAGTTTTTCGAAACTTCCAGCCGTAACCTGCTGGCCGCTGAAGCGGCCGCCGGTGTTGGGCATCACGTTGCGCTGTCGATTGTCGGGACCGAACGGCTGCCCGAGAACGGCTATTTCCGGGCCAAGGTTGCGCAGGAAAGCCTTATCAAGGCTTCCGGCATTCCTTACTCCATTTTGCGTGCCACGCAGTTCTTCGAATTCGTCGGCGGCATTGCCGATTCGTTTGCCGTCGGCGAGGAACTTCATGTATCGCCAGCGCTGATCCAGCCGTTGGCGTCCGACGACGTGGTGGCGGCACTCACCGACGTCGTGCTGGCAGCGCCGCTCAATGGCACGGTCGAAGTCGCGGGGCCCGAGGCCATGCCGATTGACGAGCTGGTCAGGCGCTTTCTGCGGGCCACTCGGGATACTCGCCGGGTCGTGCCGGACGTGCACGCGCGCTACTACGGCGCCGTGCTCGACGATCAATCACTGACCCCCGGCCAGCATCCGCGCCTGGGCGCGATCCGTTTTGAAGACTGGCTCGCCCGGTCAATGGCCGAAGCCGGTCGCTGA